The proteins below come from a single Papaver somniferum cultivar HN1 chromosome 11, ASM357369v1, whole genome shotgun sequence genomic window:
- the LOC113321174 gene encoding F-box/kelch-repeat protein At3g06240-like has product MSSLPLPEDIIVNILSRLPVKSILRFRCVCKSWCRLFRDPDFIKYHLDHETEKENFSLLWSYNGDICSTDYNYEYSSSSLQSKLYNETVHLDCSVDAELESKFYYDYEKQMRNRTCDSYFSRDYFSIKNSCNGVVCLIAPSIVVLWNPCTRETMKIPCINGCDIGFGYDSETGEFKMVELSKIDPIKRRRTGTGYSNSEDRENSLRVYSFDQSNSWKVIPKIPYKSTSYDIILFNGAFHWLARPCNGSKQVLVSFVMHDESFHEVLLPQDLYRDDLTRPPSDRSLTEVVVLGGLLALTHTLYHTRTEIWVMKDYRGTDSWTQL; this is encoded by the coding sequence ATGTCAAGCCTACCACTCCCAGAAGATATAATCGTTAACATTCTTTCCCGGTTACCAGTGAAATCAATCTTACGATTCAGGTGCGTCTGCAAGTCTTGGTGTCGATTATTTCGTGACCCTGATTTTATTAAATATCATCTAGATCATGAAACTGAAAAAGAGAATTTTAGTCTTTTGTGGAGTTATAATGGAGACATTTGCTCCACAGACTACAATTATGAATATTCATCATCGTCGTTACAATCAAAACTCTATAATGAAACTGTTCATTTAGATTGCTCTGTCGATGCAGAATTAGAATCAAAATTTTACTATGATTACGAGAAACAAATGCGTAATAGGACATGTGATAGTTATTTTTCAAGGGATTATTTTTCTATTAAAAATTCTTGTAATGGTGTGGTTTGCTTGATTGCTCCCAGTATAGTTGTCCTTTGGAACCCATGTACAAgagaaaccatgaaaattccatgTATAAACGGGTGCGATATTGGTTTTGGTTATGATTCTGAAACTGGTgaattcaagatggtagaactttcAAAAATCGATCCGATAAAAAGAAGGAGAACAGGCACAGGGTATTCAAATTCTGAAGACCGGGAGAATAGTCTGCGTGTCTATTCATTTGATCAATCAAATTCATGGAAAGTCATTCcaaaaataccatacaaaagtaCTTCTTATGATATTATACTCTTTAATGGGGCTTTCCACTGGTTGGCAAGGCCATGTAATGGATCCAAACAGGTTTTAGTTTCTTTTGTCATGCATGATGAGAGCTTCCATGAAGTCTTGCTGCCACAAGATTTATATCGTGATGATTTAACTAGACCGCCTTCAGATAGAAGTTTGACAGAAGTGGTTGTCTTGGGAGGATTGCTTGCTTTAACTCATACTCTTTACCATACTCGAACAGAAATATGGGTGATGAAGGACTACAGAGGAACAGATTCTTGGACTCAACTTTGA
- the LOC113324024 gene encoding F-box/kelch-repeat protein At3g06240-like has protein sequence MSSLFPDVIISNILSRLPVKSVLRFRCVCKSWCRLFRHPKFIKLHLDHETEKENFSLLWDYQGKICSTDYNYECSLSSLSSLLYNETVNVDCSIDFNDLLRMGLMLINNSCNGVVCLTAPGIVILWNPSTRESTRIISRRDAFIGFGYDSDIGEFKMVELSRINPMIPTKRKRNGVGSSHYSDWENCLRVYSFESNSWKVIPKVSYKITSYEIVFFKGAFHWLARPCDGSKQVLVSFLMKDKRFQEVLLPQHFYQDNTTLSATRVGVVGGVLALIHTVYNIRTEIWLMKEFGGINSWTQHCFINLRIIREHPIARLTVMRSFKNCELLLQMYPPSQDGTRLFLYDPNQGKGRAVDIHDMPQKFKKQHSPINSYIRTLTWVGSNTSEEATQRKMTLRSWTKRHLQQ, from the coding sequence ATGTCAAGCTTATTCCCAGATGTTATAATCTCTAACATTCTTTCTCGGTTGCCCGTGAAATCAGTCTTACGATTCAGGTGCGTTTGCAAGTCTTGGTGTCGATTATTCCGTCACCCCAAATTTATCAAGTTACATTTAGATCATGaaactgaaaaagaaaattttagtcTCCTGTGGGATTATCAAGGCAAGATTTGCTCCACAGACTACAATTATGAATGTTCATTGTCGTCGTTGTCATCATTACTGTATAATGAAACTGTTAATGTAGATTGCTCTATTGATTTTAATGATTTGCTCCGGATGGGCTTAATGTTAATTAATAATTCTTGTAATGGAGTAGTTTGCTTGACTGCTCCCGGTATAGTTATCCTCTGGAACCCATCCACAAGAGAATCCACCAGGATAATTTCACGTAGGGATGCGTTTATTGGTTTTGGTTATGATTCTGATATTGGTgaattcaagatggtagaactttcAAGAATCAATCCCATGATTccgacaaaaagaaaaagaaatggcgTAGGATCTTCACATTATTCTGACTGGGAGAATTGTCTCCGGGtgtattcatttgaatcaaattcaTGGAAAGTCATTCCAAAAGTCTCTTACAaaattacttcttatgagattgtATTTTTCAAAGGAGCTTTCCATTGGTTGGCAAGGCCCTGCGATGGCTCCAAACAAGTTCTAGTTTCTTTTCTGATGAAAGATAAGAGATTCCAGGAAGTGCTACTACCACAACATTTTTATCAGGATAATACAACTTTAAGTGCTACAAGAGTAGGTGTCGTGGGAGGAGTTCTTGCTTTAATCCATACTGTGTACAATATTCGAACAGAAATATGGTTGATGAAGGAATTCGGAGGAATTAATTCTTGGACTCAACATTGCTTCATCAACCTACGGATAATTCGTGAACATCCCATTGCACGATTGACTGTTATGCGGTCTTTCAAGAATTGTGAGTTACTGCTTCAAATGTATCCTCCTAGTCAGGATGGTACACGTCTGTTTTTATATGACCCTAATCAGGGAAAGGGCAGAGCTGTAGATATCCATGATATGCCACAGAAATTTAAGAAGCAACATTCTCCTATCAATTCTTACATCAGAACCTTGACTTGGGTAGGTTCCAATACTTCAGAAGAAGCAACTCAAAGGAAGATGACACTTAGGAGCTGGACCAAGAGGCATTTGCAGCAATAA